A region from the Benincasa hispida cultivar B227 chromosome 8, ASM972705v1, whole genome shotgun sequence genome encodes:
- the LOC120083529 gene encoding RING-H2 finger protein ATL48-like gives MSSEEPNLDEFFVEKKRARNPLVPVGALVTAGVLTAGLISFRQGNSQLGQMLMRARVVVQGATVALMVGTAFYYGENPWRSS, from the exons ATGAGCTCGGAGGAACCCAATTTGGACGAGTTCTTCGTTGAGAAGAAGCGTGCTAGGAACCCTCTCGTCCCCGTCG GTGCACTTGTCACTGCTGGGGTTCTCACTGCTGGATTAATAAGCTTTAGACAAGGTAACTCTCAATTGGGGCAGATGCTAATGAGAGCTCGTGTGGTTGTCCAAGGTGCTACAGTAGCACTGATGGTTGGCACAGCTTTCTACTATGGAGAGAATCCTTGGCGGTCGAGTTAA